The following proteins come from a genomic window of Miscanthus floridulus cultivar M001 chromosome 2, ASM1932011v1, whole genome shotgun sequence:
- the LOC136540073 gene encoding uncharacterized protein isoform X1 encodes MGPEKGGAKVIGGGGGGGGIFNLFDWKRKSRKKLFSNSPEGSKLVKRADETLLSGRLHLGDEDEGIGVSSFKGSSDYSCASSVTDEEGREMKAPGVVARLMGLDAMPTSGVPEPYCTPFRDTRSFRDSHSLKRSPEYSMNDQFGHVPRRVDGYIRKPLDLRAPKMPSSPIERFQMEALPPRSAKHLPMSHHRLLSPIKNPGFSSARNAAQIMEEAAKILQPRAQASSREKICSFSPAQIPLRVSEPRESIPPSQRTVPLKPQSSRTAPELPDVRFSRAQQMNRSWNSEEDIVIFRSSIDSYEINNPSCLNSKNNKGKSISLAVQAKNNVQKREGVTGSGRNSGLQKEHDEQRANQPCRSQSNLQRNKPQKKPSSSGTSSPVLRQNNQKQNSLVTRGKVAPNKTVSTQQGRKLMAGDSSSGKIKSGSKISKVGGRKDIVESISGDREGSSSNNKDFPQKKRLIERNSTNEKGTFVPEKPVGKLKKQVQPNVVMDEHIKWNKESKDTTDVVSFTFTSPLVKPVAGPSRLAGKWDTRGNLDMDAGCDKDDSDNKAEGLSSVGLNFVNGDALSLLLEKKLKELTLKIDPSITFTRGDTFVPATFTLEEPPTSSCSNWGSESGVFDCSPSEVKPSQYDYCPSAQSSTKGQIFRGSKIKVEEQEECSSISNARKEQENDDLSPLSVLEPTSLSESCWSSECSGSSSGGKGYSSLFDVKNAQGNFLINPASVDIEARTTDSASSASVDTSDVSDVTQCSKRSRHTELEYIADVLSNVNLTTDELGSLFVNQDRSALDPLLFEKMENMHVYTQGKEPFCHRGYRRLLFDCVNESLETRRTTYFQAGYAAWSKGAAMLSRGIEAEVCNEITSWKSMGDWMEDELVDKDMSSGLGTWVDFRVEEFEAGEEVESHILSSLLDEVIGDMVLRRRQECIFVI; translated from the exons ATGGGGCCCGAGAAGGGTGGAGCGAAGGTTATTGGCGGCGGGGGAGGCGGCGGTGGGATCTTCAACCTATTTGATTGGAAGCGAAAGTCACGCAAGAAGCTGTTCTCTAACTCGCCCG AGGGGTCCAAGCTTGTCAAGAGGGCCGATGAAACCTTGCTGTCAGGGCGTCTCCACTTG GGTGATGAAGATGAGGGGATTGGTGTATCAAGCTTCAAGGGGAGCAGCGACTACAGCTGTGCGTCTTCAGTGACCGATGAGGAAGGGCGTGAGATGAAGGCGCCAGGTGTGGTGGCCAGGCTCATGGGCTTGGACGCCATGCCCACCTCGGGTGTTCCAGAGCCGTACTGCACACCGTTCCGAGACACAAGATCGTTCAGGGACAGCCACAGCCTCAAGAGGAGCCCTGAGTACTCAATGAATGACCAGTTCGGTCATGTTCCTCGAAGAGTTGATGGCTATATCAGGAAGCCATTGGATCTCAGAGCACCGAAGATGCCAAGTAGCCCGATTGAAAGGTTCCAGATGGAAGCATTGCCACCAAGGTCTGCAAAGCACCTACCGATGTCTCACCATAGATTGTTGTCCCCCATCAAGAATCCAGGTTTCAGTTCAGCGAGGAATGCTGCCCAGATCATGGAGGAAGCAGCCAAGATTCTTCAGCCAAGGGCACAAGCCAGCTCTAGGGAGAAAATCTGCTCTTTTAGCCCGGCACAAATTCCTTTGAGAGTTTCGGAGCCAAGAGAGAGCATCCCTCCTTCTCAGAGGACTGTGCCTCTGAAGCCACAATCATCCAGGACCGCTCCTGAGCTACCAGATGTGAGGTTCTCCAGAGCACAGCAGATGAACCGAAGCTGGAATAGCGAGGAAGATATTGTCATATTCAGATCTTCGATTGATTCTTATGAGATTAATAATCCTAGTTGTTTGAATTCGAAGAACAACAAGGGAAAATCTATTTCTTTGGCAGTCCAAGCAAAGAACAATGTCCAGAAGAGGGAAGGCGTAACTGGTTCTGGGAGGAATTCAGGATTACAGAAGGAGCATGATGAGCAAAGAGCAAACCAACCATGTAGGAGTCAGTCTAATCTCCAGAGAAACAAGCCGCAAAAGAAGCCATCATCATCTGGCACTTCTTCCCCTGTCCTTCGGCAAAATAATCAGAAACAGAATTCTTTGGTAACCAGAGGTAAGGTGGCACCAAACAAAACTGTCTCAACACAGCAAGGCAGAAAGCTGATGGCAGGAGATTCCTCTTCTGGGAAGATCAAGAGTGGAAGCAAGATATCTAAAGTTGGTGGCAGAAAAGACATCGTGGAAAGCATAAGTGGTGATAGAGAAGGATCGTCGTCAAACAACAAGGACTTCCCACAGAAGAAACGGTTGATAGAGAGGAACTCCACCAATGAGAAGGGTACATTTGTGCCCGAAAAACCAGTGGGTAAACTTAAGAAGCAGGTTCAACCTAATGTTGTTATGGATGAGCACATTAAGTGGAACAAGGAAAGTAAAGACACTACAGATGTTGTGTCATTTACCTTCACCTCACCCTTGGTCAAACCAGTGGCAGGACCGTCCAGACTGGCGGGTAAGTGGGATACAAGAGGCAATCTTGATATGGATGCAGGATGTGATAAAGATGATTCAGATAACAAGGCCGAAGGGCTGTCATCAGTGGGTCTGAACTTTGTAAATGGTGATGCATTGAGCCTTCTCCTAGAAAAGAAGCTGAAGGAGCTAACATTAAAAATTGATCCATCAATCACCTTTACGAGGGGTGACACATTTGTGCCTGCTACTTTTACCTTGGAGGAACCACCAACCTCTTCATGCAGCAATTGGGGCTCGGAAAGTGGAGTATTTGACTGTAGCCCTTCTGAAGTGAAACCTTCTCAATATGATTATTGCCCTTCAGCCCAGTCATCTACAAAAGGTCAAATTTTCCGAGGCAGTAAAATAAAG GTGGAAGAACAGGAAGAATGCAGCAGCATAAGCAATGCAAGGAAGGAGCAGGAAAATGATGATCTAAGTCCCCTGTCTGTGCTTGAACCAACCTCTCTAAGTGAGAGTTGCTGGTCTTCCGAGTGTTCAGGCAGCAGCAGTG GGGGTAAGGGTTATTCATCACTTTTTGATGTTAAGAATGCCCAAGGTAATTTCTTGATTAACCCAGCATCAGTTGATATTGAGGCAAGGACAACAGACTCAGCCTCTTCCGCTTCAGTAGATACATCAGATGTTTCAGATGTCACCCAATGTTCTAAAAGATCAAGACACACAGAGCTGGAGTACATTGCAGATGTGCTAAGCAATGTCAACTTGACAACAGATGAACTGGGATCACTCTTTGTCAATCAGGATAGATCAGCTTTGGACCCCCTCCTCTTTGAGAAAATGGAGAATATGCATGTGTATACACAAGGGAAGGAACCTTTTTGCCATCGAGGGTACAGGCGGCTGTTGTTCGACTGCGTAAATGAAAGCCTGGAGACAAGACGCACAACCTACTTCCAGGCAGGATATGCAGCATGGAGCAAAGGAGCAGCAATGCTGAGCCGGGGCATAGAGGCCGAAGTCTGCAATGAGATCACCAGCTGGAAGAGCATGGGAGACTGGATGGAGGATGAGCTTGTCGACAAGGACATGAGCAGTGGACTGGGCACATGGGTCGATTTCCGGGTGGAAGAGTTCGAGGCTGGTGAGGAGGTGGAGAGCCACATACTGAGCTCACTGCTTGACGAGGTCATCGGCGACATGGTCCTGAGACGACGGCAGGAGTGTATATTTGTAATTTGA
- the LOC136532836 gene encoding uncharacterized protein, translated as MAAGKAAMKKPSSSFGTRAWRLLRLAVLWARKGGVAAHSLRLLRTLRRHGHGLAVLAGARGDRDRLRCGEREYSIDETPAFRFRTPSARVLRLIPCIAPALPDTPGLYGDDDHRYFFAAAAARGMDEEGAGYCCYGGDDPRSSRDVEEEELSCCGDDEQLLERVLAEACRASTAGSVVAGDGGEDAGVDVKAEEFIARFYAHMKLQRQISWLQYNEMMERSIS; from the coding sequence ATGGCGGCGGGGAAGGCGGCGATGAAGAAGCCGTCGTCGTCGTTCGGGACGCGGGCGTGGCGCCTGCTGAGGCTGGCGGTGCTGTGGGCGCGGAAGGGCGGCGTGGCGGCGCACAGCCTGCGCCTCCTCCGCACGCTTcgccgccacggccacggcctcgccgtcctcgccggcgcgcgcggcGACCGGGACCGGCTCCGCTGTGGCGAGCGCGAGTACTCCATCGACGAGACGCCGGCGTTCCGGTTCCGCACCCCGTCCGCGCGCGTGCTCCGCCTCATCCCCTGCATCGCGCCGGCCCTGCCGGACACCCCGGGCCTCTACGGCGACGACGACCACCGCTActtcttcgccgccgccgccgcacggggGATGGACGAGGAGGGCGCCGGGTACTGCTGCTACGGCGGCGACGACCCACGGAGCTCGCGCGACgtcgaggaggaggagctgaGCTGCTGCGGCGATGACGAGCAGCTGCTGGAGCGCGTGCTGGCGGAGGCCTGCCGCGCGAGCACGGCCGGGTCAGTGGTGGCAGGGGACGGCGGCGAGGACGCCGGGGTGGACGTCAAGGCGGAGGAGTTCATCGCCAGGTTCTACGCGCACATGAAGCTGCAGCGCCAGATCTCGTGGCTGCAGTACAACGAGATGATGGAGAGGAGCATCAGCTAG
- the LOC136540073 gene encoding uncharacterized protein isoform X2 — protein sequence MGPEKGGAKVIGGGGGGGGIFNLFDWKRKSRKKLFSNSPEGSKLVKRADETLLSGRLHLGDEDEGIGVSSFKGSSDYSCASSVTDEEGREMKAPGVVARLMGLDAMPTSGVPEPYCTPFRDTRSFRDSHSLKRSPEYSMNDQFGHVPRRVDGYIRKPLDLRAPKMPSSPIERFQMEALPPRSAKHLPMSHHRLLSPIKNPGFSSARNAAQIMEEAAKILQPRAQASSREKICSFSPAQIPLRVSEPRESIPPSQRTVPLKPQSSRTAPELPDVRFSRAQQMNRSWNSEEDIVIFRSSIDSYEINNPSCLNSKNNKGKSISLAVQAKNNVQKREGVTGSGRNSGLQKEHDEQRANQPCRSQSNLQRNKPQKKPSSSGTSSPVLRQNNQKQNSLVTRGKVAPNKTVSTQQGRKLMAGDSSSGKIKSGSKISKVGGRKDIVESISGDREGSSSNNKDFPQKKRLIERNSTNEKGTFVPEKPVGKLKKQVQPNVVMDEHIKWNKESKDTTDVVSFTFTSPLVKPVAGPSRLAGKWDTRGNLDMDAGCDKDDSDNKAEGLSSVGLNFVNGDALSLLLEKKLKELTLKIDPSITFTRGDTFVPATFTLEEPPTSSCSNWGSESGVFDCSPSEVKPSQYDYCPSAQSSTKGQIFRGSKIKVEEQEECSSISNARKEQENDDLSPLSVLEPTSLSESCWSSECSGSSSGGKGYSSLFDVKNAQVDTSDVSDVTQCSKRSRHTELEYIADVLSNVNLTTDELGSLFVNQDRSALDPLLFEKMENMHVYTQGKEPFCHRGYRRLLFDCVNESLETRRTTYFQAGYAAWSKGAAMLSRGIEAEVCNEITSWKSMGDWMEDELVDKDMSSGLGTWVDFRVEEFEAGEEVESHILSSLLDEVIGDMVLRRRQECIFVI from the exons ATGGGGCCCGAGAAGGGTGGAGCGAAGGTTATTGGCGGCGGGGGAGGCGGCGGTGGGATCTTCAACCTATTTGATTGGAAGCGAAAGTCACGCAAGAAGCTGTTCTCTAACTCGCCCG AGGGGTCCAAGCTTGTCAAGAGGGCCGATGAAACCTTGCTGTCAGGGCGTCTCCACTTG GGTGATGAAGATGAGGGGATTGGTGTATCAAGCTTCAAGGGGAGCAGCGACTACAGCTGTGCGTCTTCAGTGACCGATGAGGAAGGGCGTGAGATGAAGGCGCCAGGTGTGGTGGCCAGGCTCATGGGCTTGGACGCCATGCCCACCTCGGGTGTTCCAGAGCCGTACTGCACACCGTTCCGAGACACAAGATCGTTCAGGGACAGCCACAGCCTCAAGAGGAGCCCTGAGTACTCAATGAATGACCAGTTCGGTCATGTTCCTCGAAGAGTTGATGGCTATATCAGGAAGCCATTGGATCTCAGAGCACCGAAGATGCCAAGTAGCCCGATTGAAAGGTTCCAGATGGAAGCATTGCCACCAAGGTCTGCAAAGCACCTACCGATGTCTCACCATAGATTGTTGTCCCCCATCAAGAATCCAGGTTTCAGTTCAGCGAGGAATGCTGCCCAGATCATGGAGGAAGCAGCCAAGATTCTTCAGCCAAGGGCACAAGCCAGCTCTAGGGAGAAAATCTGCTCTTTTAGCCCGGCACAAATTCCTTTGAGAGTTTCGGAGCCAAGAGAGAGCATCCCTCCTTCTCAGAGGACTGTGCCTCTGAAGCCACAATCATCCAGGACCGCTCCTGAGCTACCAGATGTGAGGTTCTCCAGAGCACAGCAGATGAACCGAAGCTGGAATAGCGAGGAAGATATTGTCATATTCAGATCTTCGATTGATTCTTATGAGATTAATAATCCTAGTTGTTTGAATTCGAAGAACAACAAGGGAAAATCTATTTCTTTGGCAGTCCAAGCAAAGAACAATGTCCAGAAGAGGGAAGGCGTAACTGGTTCTGGGAGGAATTCAGGATTACAGAAGGAGCATGATGAGCAAAGAGCAAACCAACCATGTAGGAGTCAGTCTAATCTCCAGAGAAACAAGCCGCAAAAGAAGCCATCATCATCTGGCACTTCTTCCCCTGTCCTTCGGCAAAATAATCAGAAACAGAATTCTTTGGTAACCAGAGGTAAGGTGGCACCAAACAAAACTGTCTCAACACAGCAAGGCAGAAAGCTGATGGCAGGAGATTCCTCTTCTGGGAAGATCAAGAGTGGAAGCAAGATATCTAAAGTTGGTGGCAGAAAAGACATCGTGGAAAGCATAAGTGGTGATAGAGAAGGATCGTCGTCAAACAACAAGGACTTCCCACAGAAGAAACGGTTGATAGAGAGGAACTCCACCAATGAGAAGGGTACATTTGTGCCCGAAAAACCAGTGGGTAAACTTAAGAAGCAGGTTCAACCTAATGTTGTTATGGATGAGCACATTAAGTGGAACAAGGAAAGTAAAGACACTACAGATGTTGTGTCATTTACCTTCACCTCACCCTTGGTCAAACCAGTGGCAGGACCGTCCAGACTGGCGGGTAAGTGGGATACAAGAGGCAATCTTGATATGGATGCAGGATGTGATAAAGATGATTCAGATAACAAGGCCGAAGGGCTGTCATCAGTGGGTCTGAACTTTGTAAATGGTGATGCATTGAGCCTTCTCCTAGAAAAGAAGCTGAAGGAGCTAACATTAAAAATTGATCCATCAATCACCTTTACGAGGGGTGACACATTTGTGCCTGCTACTTTTACCTTGGAGGAACCACCAACCTCTTCATGCAGCAATTGGGGCTCGGAAAGTGGAGTATTTGACTGTAGCCCTTCTGAAGTGAAACCTTCTCAATATGATTATTGCCCTTCAGCCCAGTCATCTACAAAAGGTCAAATTTTCCGAGGCAGTAAAATAAAG GTGGAAGAACAGGAAGAATGCAGCAGCATAAGCAATGCAAGGAAGGAGCAGGAAAATGATGATCTAAGTCCCCTGTCTGTGCTTGAACCAACCTCTCTAAGTGAGAGTTGCTGGTCTTCCGAGTGTTCAGGCAGCAGCAGTG GGGGTAAGGGTTATTCATCACTTTTTGATGTTAAGAATGCCCAAG TAGATACATCAGATGTTTCAGATGTCACCCAATGTTCTAAAAGATCAAGACACACAGAGCTGGAGTACATTGCAGATGTGCTAAGCAATGTCAACTTGACAACAGATGAACTGGGATCACTCTTTGTCAATCAGGATAGATCAGCTTTGGACCCCCTCCTCTTTGAGAAAATGGAGAATATGCATGTGTATACACAAGGGAAGGAACCTTTTTGCCATCGAGGGTACAGGCGGCTGTTGTTCGACTGCGTAAATGAAAGCCTGGAGACAAGACGCACAACCTACTTCCAGGCAGGATATGCAGCATGGAGCAAAGGAGCAGCAATGCTGAGCCGGGGCATAGAGGCCGAAGTCTGCAATGAGATCACCAGCTGGAAGAGCATGGGAGACTGGATGGAGGATGAGCTTGTCGACAAGGACATGAGCAGTGGACTGGGCACATGGGTCGATTTCCGGGTGGAAGAGTTCGAGGCTGGTGAGGAGGTGGAGAGCCACATACTGAGCTCACTGCTTGACGAGGTCATCGGCGACATGGTCCTGAGACGACGGCAGGAGTGTATATTTGTAATTTGA